Genomic window (Hippoglossus stenolepis isolate QCI-W04-F060 chromosome 11, HSTE1.2, whole genome shotgun sequence):
TCAATCTTAATGAGGACACTCATAGGCATAATGCATTCCTATAACCTAATTCTATTTCTCTATATTTCATCTAATCTATGTTTTTTCTGCAGGTGTGTATTTCTTCGGTCTGTTCACCACAGACATCTTTGTCAACGCAGGTCAGCTGGTCACAGGAAGTCTGGCTCCTTATTTCCTGTCTGTTTGCCAGCCCAATTACACTGCCCTCAGCTGCCAGGACACGGCGCACTttgtcagccaatcagacgccTGTACTGGTGACCCTAATGACATTATGAGAGCCAGGAAGACGTTTCCCTCCAAAGAGGCAGCACTAAGTCTGTACACAGCGGTTTATCTGGCAGTGAGTAGCTCACGGAAGTTTATCTTCACCACTGCTAAACACAGTAGAAGCCTCACCTTGCTATATAACCCAGATCTTTAACAGTGTCACTGAAATACTGTAGAATAACCTTTGTTTGCAGATGTACGTCATGTCCTGCATTGGTACCAGCGGAGGTCGACTGACCGGCCCCCTCCTCAGTCTCTCATTGGTCAGTCTGGCTGTGCTGACGGGCACCAATAGAGTGGCCGAGTACCGGAACCACTGGAGTGACATCATAGCGGGACAAGTCATCGGGGGAGCTATTGCTGTCTTTCTTGTCAGTTGTGATTCTTCTCAGTTTGTCCTActcatgtgttttctcattcATGCTCATTTGTTGACTGGTTACCTTAGTATTATACAGTGCATCAGGAAATATCATTATAGGGAGATGATGATCATGGTGAATATGTTTAGGATGAGCTCATCATTCTGCACACGCAGGCCTTCACATCACATGTATGTACTTTATCTAGTTTCTCCCAAAATTACCAGGTGACACACAGGGTTGGGCCTTTACATGTAATCAACTACAAGCCAACTCCTATACACAGGGTGCAGAGTATTAAGAGTTATTAATAATTTAGAAAACATTGATATATTCAAAGGTTCATGGAATGATTCTTTTTCTCTAAATGTTTCCATATGTGTGTTAGTAATTTATTTAGGTTAACACTTTAAACAGTTCTTCACATCAAGGAAAGGGATAGTGAGAGTGTGACGGAATCAAACTTAAAGCAAGAAAACACTATAAAGAATTAGAAATCAACAAATTGATGAATACattcaataaatcatttaaataaatctaaaataacCAAAATGAAGTCTAATTTAGTCTTGTTTTCTACTCAATTGCTATTTGCATTTGCCATTCAGAAAGTAAACATtcagacatttatatttgtgaGTAGTTTTTTGGAAACATCTAGAGAATATTAGACCTGTCTGACCACCACTCTGCAGCTTTGCATCATTAAGGTTGGAGATGACCAGATATATGTTCTTTCCCTTTATAATGGACTAAATTGCTGCAGGACATATGCAGTCTGCGTGTTGTTGCTGCTTCAGTGAGTTTGAATTCGAGCTGGGTCACAGAGAATCAAAACAGAAACGCTGAAGGCCGTCCTCCCTCCTGACAAAGATACCCCAGAAATAAAAGTACTCCAATACACTTCATTGTGTGAAGTCGACTTGTTTGTTGTGTCATTCCTTGTCAGTGACTGTCTAGATGAATTAACATATCAATCTTACTATGGTCAGTGTCTctgactctctccctctctctgcaggtggtgTTTGTGGTACAGTATTTTAAGAATAGACCTCTGATTCCTCACAGTCCTTCTGACGCTGGAACATCTAACACTGATGAGGCGTCACCTCAAACTGATCACACCATTGAAACCAGTGGAAAAGATAATGCTGCACAGGTAAAGTGAGagcattacatttttttttatatctgcaaGATTTGGTTTTCATGTTCACATTGAACATGTGCATCATGAGAAAACTACTATTTTCGTATTTGCTGATTTTCTGATACATTTTCTGATACAGGTTAAAATGAGGTTactatatacaatataaaatgacaatttctagaaattgcacaaataaatcaattgcAACAAGATTCTGCAGCactgtaaaaattattttaaaaggcaactttaacattttaagttgaatgatgtctttctttcctgtttATCTAGAGCCCAGGATCGTGTACAGAAGTCACATGACTATGACTCCCACCCCACTACATGACTAAGATGAAATGGACAAAACCTATTGGACATCAAACTTGGACCTTTATATAATCACGTTTTAGGGTTTATACTCTCTTTTGTTCAAAACATTGATAATCAAGTGAATTTATGActataattaaatattattatacatgTGTATAGATGATTATATGTAATCATGTCTTTATGTCTAATATGATATCCAGTAAAACTGTGTATAATGAGTTCATATTTTACATCAACGAATATAGTAGTAATCTATAGATTACAtgaaaaactgtgtgaaataaagtaaatacatttgtccGTGGTTAACATCTCCAGGCAGCAGAGTGTGAGTCAAAATATTAGTTGATATTCTTTGTTCCTACAGATGAACACATCCAGGTTCTGTACATTTTTTAACGCACCCTCCCTGACATCCCAAGATGGTCGTCTGGTTCCATATTTCCTTAATGTGTTGTTATTACATATACATTGTCTTGTTATACCATGAATCttagttttgttttagtttgttcaaTACTGAGAGTCAAACTACTTTGACACCACAAACAACAAGCTTTACTTTATGTGTTTCCTAAATAAAAAATTCAATGTATTTCTTGTTCAGGTCAAATCTGTCACTGTTGAATATGTGTATTCTGCAAACacataattttattttatttattttttatattgtgcaTCCAAAGGAATTTTAATGACAAAATGACTTATTGTCTTTCGTTCCTGAGTGGGTCAATGGATTATTATCTATCATAAGAAATCATAAAGTAGTCTTTGTAACGATTCTCCTATTTCACAGTTGGGTTCAGACCAGCAGTGGCAGTGGGTGGACGTAGTTCTCTTGTCCTGTATCATGATAAGAGAATGTGGTTTCAGAATGCTACACCCTTTATATCTGTATTGTTGAATTGACAGTAGTGTTACAGCATGTGTACAGATGTAAATATTACTTGAGTGTAATTTCTTTACATATGATAATGATGTATACAGGTACACATGCTTTTGAGGTGTTACAGCTATTGGCTTACTTTAAGATTGTGTTAAGTGTTGTCTTCTTCCCTGGCCATCTCTTGATGATTTTCGTGACTTTCTGTGATGTGTAGATGAGAAATTAAAAGTGAGGAAGATTATGAAAATTAAAATTGTCAGACAAGGTGAGGGCAGTGACATCAACAGTACGGTCCTGCTGTACCATGTGCTCTTAAGGATTGTAGAGTAGTCTGAGCAGTGCTGTAAACAACACTGAaaattaaatgtcatttgaatttaaattcaatttttctctgttgtcttGATTTGAATTCACAGATTTGGTgggggggtagagcggtcgttcTCTAACCGGCGGTTCAATTCCAAATATGTTCTTA
Coding sequences:
- the LOC118118394 gene encoding phospholipid phosphatase-related protein type 5; its protein translation is MLYFQVVILVATVMLVYYCEFTDTFSPAQQGFLCRDPALTKPDPGPEQLSLIQPVILYSVVGGLPVVLISGVELIIFLLHHNSNNLYDQDKVVVMGDCCYVNPMVRRTVRFLGVYFFGLFTTDIFVNAGQLVTGSLAPYFLSVCQPNYTALSCQDTAHFVSQSDACTGDPNDIMRARKTFPSKEAALSLYTAVYLAMYVMSCIGTSGGRLTGPLLSLSLVSLAVLTGTNRVAEYRNHWSDIIAGQVIGGAIAVFLVVFVVQYFKNRPLIPHSPSDAGTSNTDEASPQTDHTIETSGKDNAAQSPGSCTEVT